The proteins below come from a single Nocardioides eburneiflavus genomic window:
- the mreD gene encoding rod shape-determining protein MreD, whose product MSHLRWLAALAAVVVALVVQVSLFPHVAWHGVVPNLCLLVVVAAALTVEAPFALLLGFAAGLTLDLAPPADHVAGRWALALTVAAFLAARVRQDQKPSALAVVGTVAAASFVATSLFALSGLLLDDPAMSVAGLLEVVLVAVVWDVLLTPFVLPPLMKLFARLSPQWATT is encoded by the coding sequence ATGAGCCACCTCCGCTGGCTCGCCGCCCTCGCCGCGGTCGTCGTGGCCCTCGTCGTCCAGGTCTCGCTCTTCCCGCACGTCGCCTGGCACGGCGTCGTGCCCAACCTCTGCCTGCTCGTCGTGGTCGCGGCCGCGCTGACCGTCGAGGCGCCGTTCGCGCTGCTCCTCGGCTTCGCCGCCGGCCTCACCCTCGACCTCGCGCCGCCGGCCGACCACGTCGCCGGACGCTGGGCGCTCGCGCTCACCGTCGCCGCCTTCCTCGCCGCCCGGGTCCGCCAGGACCAGAAGCCCAGCGCGCTGGCCGTGGTCGGCACGGTCGCCGCCGCCTCCTTCGTGGCGACCTCGCTCTTCGCGCTGTCCGGACTGCTGCTCGACGACCCGGCGATGTCGGTCGCCGGGCTGCTCGAGGTCGTCCTCGTCGCGGTCGTGTGGGACGTCCTGCTCACTCCCTTCGTCCTGCCGCCGCTGATGAAGCTGTTCGCCCGCCTCAGCCCCCAGTGGGCGACCACGTGA
- the mreC gene encoding rod shape-determining protein MreC produces the protein MGAFGGHDGRERRWTGLDRLESRNRPPRSLLVALVLASITLITLDVSGDGASPLEPARRVVGEALGPAEAGVAAAVRPFTAVPAWFRSKDDLADQVRDLEASNAELRGQVELTGFDRNRLEQYDGLTTAAEDLGSALVPARVVALGSRQSQSFTVTIDAGSEAGIGPDMTVVNNDGLVGRVLRVTRSTATVLLVIDPDSTVGGRVGSSMEIGFVTGSGSLRQESGLDLRLVDDASVPARNDTVVTWGSTTGPYAPGVPIGTITEVYSSLREASQRAVVKPFVDFSALDVVGVMVPSGLQSDRAVIEADGSLR, from the coding sequence ATGGGTGCCTTCGGGGGACACGACGGGCGGGAGCGGCGCTGGACCGGCCTCGACCGCCTCGAGTCGCGCAACCGCCCGCCGCGCTCGCTGCTCGTGGCGCTGGTGCTCGCGAGCATCACGCTGATCACGCTCGACGTCTCCGGCGACGGCGCCTCGCCGCTCGAGCCGGCCCGCCGCGTCGTCGGCGAGGCGCTCGGTCCCGCCGAGGCAGGCGTCGCGGCAGCCGTACGTCCCTTCACGGCCGTCCCGGCCTGGTTCCGCAGCAAGGACGACCTCGCCGACCAGGTCCGCGACCTCGAGGCGAGCAACGCCGAGCTCCGCGGGCAGGTGGAGCTGACCGGCTTCGACCGCAACCGCCTCGAGCAGTACGACGGGCTCACCACGGCTGCCGAGGACCTCGGGTCCGCCCTCGTGCCGGCCCGCGTCGTCGCGCTCGGTTCGCGCCAGTCGCAGAGCTTCACCGTGACCATCGACGCCGGATCCGAGGCCGGCATCGGCCCGGACATGACGGTCGTCAACAACGACGGGCTCGTCGGCCGGGTCCTGCGGGTCACCCGCAGCACGGCCACCGTGCTGCTGGTCATCGACCCCGACTCGACCGTCGGCGGGCGGGTGGGGTCCAGCATGGAGATCGGCTTCGTCACCGGCAGCGGATCGCTCCGCCAGGAGTCGGGCCTCGACCTGCGCCTGGTCGACGACGCCTCGGTGCCGGCCCGCAACGACACGGTCGTGACGTGGGGCAGCACGACCGGCCCGTACGCCCCCGGCGTTCCCATCGGCACCATCACCGAGGTCTACAGCTCGCTGCGCGAGGCCTCCCAGCGCGCGGTCGTGAAGCCGTTCGTCGACTTCTCCGCCCTCGACGTGGTGGGCGTGATGGTCCCGAGCGGCCTCCAGAGCGACCGAGCGGTCATCGAGGCGGACGGGAGCCTCAGATGA
- the rodA gene encoding rod shape-determining protein RodA yields MTVLSSRPASRPAGRPVGRASTLRAPGLDWVLMAATLALVTIGTLLVWSATSTRADLTGGDPNAYLRKELVNVAIGLVLMVAVLATDHRWVRILAPLAYVASVAGLVMVLVAGSTINGSRSWLQLGGMSIQPAELAKLAVVVGMALVVAERTERRWGRGVGSLEVVAMLAIAALPAALILLQPDLGTMLVLTATVFGVLAIAGAGRGWLAGLTLAGIAGAAGAVAMGVLKPYQVDRFLAFTNPGLDPRGAGYNTEQARIAVGNGGLFGQGLFDGSQTRSGFVPEQHTDFIFTVAGEELGLVGAGLVILLLAVVIWRALAISAQAGDLFGRVAAAGIACWWGFQAFQNIGMCLGIMPVTGVPLPFVSYGGSSLFAGMLALGLLQNIHLRSSGAIRR; encoded by the coding sequence ATGACCGTCCTCTCGAGCCGTCCCGCCAGCCGTCCCGCCGGCCGTCCCGTGGGACGCGCGTCGACCCTGCGCGCCCCCGGCCTCGACTGGGTCCTGATGGCCGCGACGCTCGCGCTCGTCACGATCGGGACGCTGCTCGTGTGGTCGGCGACCTCGACCCGCGCCGACCTCACCGGCGGCGACCCGAACGCCTACCTCCGCAAGGAGCTGGTCAACGTCGCCATCGGCCTGGTGCTGATGGTCGCCGTGCTCGCCACCGACCACCGCTGGGTGCGCATCCTCGCCCCGCTGGCGTACGTCGCGAGCGTGGCCGGCCTCGTGATGGTGCTCGTCGCCGGGAGCACGATCAACGGGTCCCGCTCGTGGCTGCAGCTCGGCGGGATGTCGATCCAGCCGGCCGAGCTCGCCAAGCTCGCGGTGGTGGTCGGCATGGCGCTCGTCGTCGCCGAGCGCACCGAGCGCCGCTGGGGTCGGGGAGTGGGCAGCCTCGAGGTGGTCGCGATGCTCGCCATCGCCGCCCTGCCCGCGGCGCTGATCCTGCTCCAGCCCGACCTCGGCACCATGCTCGTGCTCACCGCCACCGTCTTCGGCGTGCTGGCCATCGCAGGAGCCGGGCGCGGGTGGCTCGCCGGTCTCACCCTGGCCGGCATCGCCGGAGCTGCCGGGGCGGTGGCCATGGGGGTGCTCAAGCCCTACCAGGTCGACCGGTTCCTCGCCTTCACCAACCCGGGCCTCGACCCGCGCGGGGCCGGCTACAACACCGAGCAGGCCCGCATCGCCGTCGGCAACGGCGGGCTGTTCGGACAGGGGCTCTTCGACGGCTCGCAGACCCGGTCGGGGTTCGTCCCCGAGCAGCACACCGACTTCATCTTCACCGTCGCCGGCGAGGAGCTCGGCCTCGTCGGCGCGGGCCTGGTGATCCTGCTCCTCGCGGTCGTGATCTGGCGCGCGCTGGCGATCTCGGCGCAGGCCGGTGACCTGTTCGGCCGGGTGGCCGCCGCCGGCATCGCGTGCTGGTGGGGCTTCCAGGCCTTCCAGAACATCGGCATGTGCCTGGGCATCATGCCCGTGACCGGCGTGCCGCTGCCCTTCGTCTCCTACGGCGGCAGCTCGCTGTTCGCCGGCATGCTCGCCCTCGGCCTGCTCCAGAACATCCACCTGAGGTCGTCCGGCGCGATCCGTCGCTGA
- the mrdA gene encoding penicillin-binding protein 2, translating to MSPATSRSASRSRLRLVVVQALVFSLFATLFVRLYYLQVIGGESYQAQAADQSVRDIVVQPQRGLIVDSQGRPLVANRTSWVISVDRTLLGKLEDRQRAELVRRVAVVVDATPEDVEARLVTCGDPGSVRDVCWNGSPYQPVPVATDVRKDVALRILEQPEDYPGVLAEQQSVRSYPRPFGINLAHVLGYLSPVTEDEYDLAAERDDRSLNGASVVGRAGVEKEYDEWLRGLPGYHRVAVDSMGRVLGDDSVVESTPGDTLVTSIDAKVQSVVERQLAERIAFQRTQLDKVTGRKFAADSGAAVVLDTKTGRVIAMASQPTYDPDVWTGGISEAQLSRLYSEKAGTPLLSRATQGQFAPGSTWKPFMTAGALTNGYALDTALPCSSGFQVGNRVFKNYESGAYGSIGFAKALEVSCNTFFYRIGYDFWQRFGSDPADIDARDPLVEEAKEFGFGSRTGIDLPGEAPGRIADRQWKLDYYESQKDYYCELSDKPQTADTSDFVYKFAREFCLEGNLYRAGDAVNFSIGQGDTIVTPLQLARGYAALSNGGTLWAPTVAKAVVSPEGEVLRRIAPRKVGQVDVPKKYLDYIDGALENVSRVGTMAWKLVGFPIDDVTIRAKTGSAEVYGKQSTGWVASYSEDYVVVMMISQGGTGSGSTGDGIRAIWEALYGVEGETVRPARAAIPGTVPPSRLPQFLDDGSIMPPVPEKAASDKAGE from the coding sequence GTGAGCCCCGCCACCAGCCGGTCGGCCAGCAGGAGCCGGCTGCGCCTCGTGGTCGTCCAGGCGCTCGTCTTCTCGCTGTTCGCCACCCTCTTCGTCCGCCTCTACTACCTCCAGGTGATCGGCGGGGAGTCCTACCAGGCCCAGGCCGCCGACCAGTCGGTGCGCGACATCGTGGTGCAGCCCCAACGCGGGCTCATCGTCGACAGCCAGGGTCGCCCGCTCGTCGCCAACCGCACGTCGTGGGTGATCTCGGTCGACCGCACCCTCCTCGGCAAGCTCGAGGACCGCCAGCGGGCCGAGCTCGTGCGCCGGGTCGCGGTCGTCGTCGACGCGACGCCCGAGGACGTCGAGGCCCGCCTGGTGACCTGCGGCGATCCCGGCAGCGTCCGCGACGTGTGCTGGAACGGCTCGCCCTACCAGCCCGTGCCCGTGGCCACCGACGTGCGCAAGGACGTCGCGCTGCGCATCCTCGAGCAGCCCGAGGACTACCCCGGCGTGCTCGCCGAGCAGCAGAGCGTGCGGTCCTACCCGCGTCCCTTCGGCATCAACCTCGCGCACGTGCTGGGCTACCTCAGCCCGGTCACCGAGGACGAGTACGACCTCGCGGCGGAGCGCGACGACCGCTCGCTCAACGGCGCCTCGGTCGTCGGCAGGGCCGGCGTCGAGAAGGAGTACGACGAGTGGCTGCGCGGCCTGCCCGGCTACCACCGCGTGGCGGTCGACTCGATGGGCCGGGTGCTGGGCGACGACTCGGTCGTCGAGAGCACCCCCGGCGACACCCTCGTCACCTCCATCGACGCCAAGGTGCAGTCCGTCGTCGAGCGCCAGCTCGCCGAGCGGATCGCCTTCCAGCGCACGCAGCTCGACAAGGTCACCGGCCGGAAGTTCGCCGCCGACTCCGGCGCGGCGGTGGTCCTCGACACGAAGACCGGTCGCGTCATCGCCATGGCCAGCCAGCCGACGTACGACCCGGACGTGTGGACCGGCGGCATCAGCGAGGCCCAGCTGAGCCGGCTCTACTCCGAGAAGGCCGGCACGCCGCTCCTCTCGCGCGCCACGCAGGGCCAGTTCGCGCCGGGCTCCACGTGGAAGCCGTTCATGACCGCCGGAGCGCTCACCAACGGCTACGCCCTCGACACCGCGCTGCCGTGCTCGTCGGGCTTCCAGGTCGGCAACCGCGTCTTCAAGAACTACGAGTCCGGCGCCTACGGCAGCATCGGCTTCGCCAAGGCGCTCGAGGTCTCCTGCAACACCTTCTTCTACCGCATCGGCTACGACTTCTGGCAGCGGTTCGGCAGCGACCCGGCCGACATCGACGCCCGCGACCCGCTGGTCGAGGAGGCCAAGGAGTTCGGCTTCGGCTCACGCACGGGCATCGACCTGCCCGGCGAGGCACCGGGCCGGATCGCCGACCGGCAGTGGAAGCTGGACTACTACGAGTCCCAGAAGGACTACTACTGCGAGCTGAGCGACAAGCCCCAGACCGCGGACACCAGCGACTTCGTCTACAAGTTCGCCCGCGAGTTCTGCCTCGAGGGCAACCTCTACCGCGCCGGTGACGCCGTGAACTTCTCGATCGGGCAGGGCGACACGATCGTCACCCCACTCCAGCTCGCCCGCGGCTACGCCGCCCTCAGCAACGGCGGCACCCTCTGGGCGCCCACCGTCGCCAAGGCGGTGGTGAGCCCCGAGGGCGAGGTCCTGCGCCGCATCGCGCCGCGCAAGGTCGGCCAGGTCGACGTGCCGAAGAAGTACCTCGACTACATCGACGGGGCGCTCGAGAACGTGTCGCGGGTCGGCACGATGGCCTGGAAGCTCGTCGGCTTCCCGATCGACGACGTGACCATCCGCGCCAAGACCGGCTCGGCGGAGGTCTACGGCAAGCAGTCGACCGGCTGGGTGGCGTCCTACTCCGAGGACTACGTGGTGGTCATGATGATCAGCCAGGGCGGCACCGGCTCCGGCTCCACCGGGGACGGGATCCGCGCGATCTGGGAGGCGCTCTACGGCGTCGAGGGCGAGACCGTACGCCCCGCGCGGGCCGCGATCCCCGGCACCGTCCCGCCTTCCCGGCTGCCGCAGTTCCTCGACGACGGGTCGATCATGCCGCCCGTGCCGGAGAAAGCGGCATCGGACAAGGCAGGGGAGTGA
- a CDS encoding TIGR03960 family B12-binding radical SAM protein, translating into MSVASVFPRLEARLPSVQKPIQYVGGELNSVVKDWDCAAASETGGPTVRWALMYPDAYEVGLPNQGVQILYEVLNERDWILAERTYSVWPDMEQVMRTGDEHGPIPQFTVDSHRPVGAFDLFGLSFSTELGYTNMLNALDLAGIPLHAVDRGEDDPVVIAGGHAAFNPEPIADFIDAAVLGDGEEVVLAISDIVREWKLEDRPGGRDELLRRLAVTGNIYVPRFYDVAYAADGAIEAVVPNRPGIPFRVRKHTLMDLDQWPYPANPLVPLAETVHERFSVEIFRGCTRGCRFCQAGMITRPVRERSIKTIGDMVENGIRKSGFEEVGLLSLSSADHTEIGEVAKGLADRYEGSNVSLSLPSTRVDAFNITLANEFSRNGRRSGLTFAPEGGSERMRKVINKMVSEEDLIRTVAAAYSHGWRQVKLYFMCGLPQETDEDVLAIADLAKRVIATGREVSGRNDIRCTVSIGGFVPKPHTPFQWAPQLDHEATDERLRLLREVVRADKKFARAIGFRYHDGKPGIVEGLLSRGDRRVGKVIEQVWRDGGRFDGWSEHFSYDRWMESAATAMAGTGVDVDWYTTRERDYEEVLPWEHLDSGLDKDWLWGDWEDALAAADGADIEIEDCRWTPCYDCGVCPEMGTEIQVGPTGQKLLPLSVV; encoded by the coding sequence ATGTCCGTCGCGTCGGTCTTCCCGCGTCTGGAGGCACGTCTGCCGTCGGTGCAGAAGCCCATCCAGTACGTCGGCGGCGAGCTCAACTCCGTCGTGAAGGACTGGGACTGCGCCGCGGCCTCGGAGACGGGCGGTCCCACGGTCCGCTGGGCCCTGATGTACCCCGACGCCTACGAGGTCGGCCTGCCCAACCAGGGCGTGCAGATCCTCTACGAGGTGCTCAACGAGCGAGACTGGATCCTCGCCGAGCGCACCTACTCGGTGTGGCCGGACATGGAGCAGGTCATGCGCACGGGCGACGAGCACGGCCCGATCCCGCAGTTCACCGTCGACAGCCACCGCCCGGTCGGTGCCTTCGACCTCTTCGGCCTGAGCTTCTCCACCGAGCTCGGCTACACCAACATGCTCAACGCGCTCGACCTCGCCGGGATCCCGCTGCACGCGGTCGACCGCGGCGAGGACGACCCGGTCGTGATCGCCGGCGGTCACGCGGCGTTCAACCCGGAGCCGATCGCCGACTTCATCGACGCCGCGGTCCTCGGCGACGGGGAGGAGGTCGTGCTCGCGATCTCCGACATCGTGCGCGAGTGGAAGCTCGAGGACCGGCCCGGTGGGCGCGACGAGCTGCTGCGCCGCCTCGCGGTCACCGGCAACATCTACGTCCCGCGCTTCTACGACGTGGCCTACGCCGCCGACGGCGCCATCGAGGCGGTCGTGCCCAACCGGCCCGGCATCCCGTTCCGGGTCCGCAAGCACACGCTGATGGACCTCGACCAGTGGCCGTACCCGGCCAACCCCTTGGTGCCGCTGGCCGAGACCGTGCACGAGCGCTTCTCCGTGGAGATCTTCCGCGGGTGCACCCGCGGCTGCCGGTTCTGCCAGGCCGGCATGATCACCCGCCCGGTGCGCGAGCGGTCGATCAAGACCATCGGCGACATGGTCGAGAACGGCATCCGCAAGTCCGGCTTCGAGGAGGTCGGCCTGCTCTCGCTGTCGAGCGCCGACCACACCGAGATCGGTGAGGTCGCCAAGGGCCTCGCCGACCGCTACGAGGGCTCCAACGTCTCCCTCTCGCTGCCGAGCACCCGCGTCGACGCCTTCAACATCACCCTCGCCAACGAGTTCTCCCGCAACGGCCGGCGCTCGGGCCTCACCTTCGCCCCCGAGGGCGGCTCGGAGCGGATGCGCAAGGTCATCAACAAGATGGTCAGCGAGGAGGACCTGATCCGCACGGTCGCGGCGGCGTACTCCCACGGCTGGCGGCAGGTGAAGCTCTACTTCATGTGCGGCCTCCCGCAGGAGACCGACGAGGACGTCCTCGCGATCGCCGACCTCGCCAAGCGAGTCATCGCGACCGGGCGCGAGGTCTCCGGGCGCAACGACATCCGCTGCACGGTCTCCATCGGCGGCTTCGTGCCCAAGCCCCACACCCCGTTCCAGTGGGCCCCGCAGCTCGACCACGAGGCCACCGACGAGCGGCTGCGGCTGCTGCGCGAGGTCGTCCGGGCGGACAAGAAGTTCGCCCGCGCGATCGGCTTCCGCTACCACGACGGCAAGCCCGGCATCGTCGAGGGCCTGCTCTCGCGCGGCGACCGTCGCGTCGGCAAGGTCATCGAGCAGGTGTGGCGCGACGGCGGCCGCTTCGACGGCTGGAGCGAGCACTTCTCCTACGACCGCTGGATGGAGTCGGCCGCGACCGCCATGGCCGGCACCGGTGTCGACGTCGACTGGTACACCACCCGCGAGCGCGACTACGAGGAGGTGCTGCCCTGGGAGCACCTCGACTCCGGCCTCGACAAGGACTGGCTGTGGGGCGACTGGGAGGACGCCCTCGCGGCCGCCGACGGCGCCGACATCGAGATCGAGGACTGCCGCTGGACCCCGTGCTACGACTGCGGCGTCTGCCCCGAGATGGGCACCGAGATCCAGGTCGGCCCCACCGGGCAGAAGCTGCTCCCGCTCAGCGTGGTCTGA